One Pantoea eucalypti genomic region harbors:
- a CDS encoding M20 aminoacylase family protein: MTLSPSLLEDALHWRREFHRHPELGYQEQQTSQFIAEELARAGLQVFRGLAGTGVIGTLENGPGPVIGLRADMDALPITEKGDAEWRSSTPGVMHACGHDGHSAILLAAARQLAATRQFSGTVHFIFQPAEENLGGARKMVEEGLFQRFPMDAIYAMHNWPGLPLGSLAVNPGAMMASLDSFEITLHGKSCHAAMPESGADPMVVAAELILALQTIPSRRLSPLASAVVSVTQIHGGEAINVIPEQIMLRGTVRCLQTSVREKVRGLIDEFVTTLPRPFGVSGEINWLPGYPVTANHAAPAEQVRDVARATLGAEQVHWQVNPSMASEDFACMMEACPGAYFWLGADGETPSAPLHNARYDFNDALLPIGIRFWQNLVEQALPAA; encoded by the coding sequence ATGACCCTTTCTCCTTCCCTGCTTGAAGACGCCCTGCACTGGCGCCGTGAGTTTCATCGCCACCCCGAATTAGGTTACCAGGAACAGCAAACCAGCCAGTTTATTGCTGAAGAATTAGCGCGGGCGGGGCTGCAGGTGTTTCGTGGGCTGGCGGGAACAGGAGTCATCGGTACGCTGGAAAACGGTCCCGGTCCGGTTATCGGGCTGCGTGCGGATATGGATGCTTTGCCGATTACAGAGAAAGGCGACGCTGAGTGGCGATCTTCGACGCCTGGCGTCATGCACGCCTGCGGCCACGATGGTCACAGCGCTATCCTGCTGGCCGCCGCCCGACAGCTGGCTGCCACGCGTCAGTTTAGCGGCACGGTGCATTTCATCTTTCAGCCTGCCGAAGAGAATCTGGGCGGGGCGCGCAAAATGGTGGAAGAGGGATTGTTCCAGCGCTTTCCGATGGATGCGATCTACGCGATGCACAACTGGCCGGGGCTGCCGCTGGGGTCACTGGCTGTTAATCCTGGCGCAATGATGGCGTCGCTGGATTCATTCGAAATTACCCTGCACGGTAAAAGCTGCCATGCGGCGATGCCGGAAAGCGGCGCCGATCCGATGGTGGTAGCGGCCGAGCTGATTCTGGCGCTGCAGACGATTCCCTCGCGTCGGCTCTCGCCCCTTGCCTCTGCGGTGGTCAGTGTAACGCAGATCCACGGGGGTGAAGCGATCAACGTGATTCCGGAACAGATTATGCTGCGCGGCACAGTGCGCTGCCTGCAGACCAGCGTGCGCGAAAAAGTACGCGGACTGATTGATGAGTTTGTGACGACTCTGCCACGTCCGTTTGGCGTCAGCGGCGAGATTAACTGGCTGCCGGGCTATCCGGTCACGGCTAACCATGCGGCCCCGGCAGAGCAGGTGCGCGACGTGGCGCGGGCAACGCTGGGTGCAGAACAGGTTCACTGGCAGGTCAATCCGTCGATGGCGTCAGAAGATTTTGCCTGCATGATGGAAGCCTGTCCCGGCGCTTACTTCTGGCTGGGCGCGGATGGCGAGACGCCCTCCGCGCCGCTACATAACGCTCGCTATGATTTCAACGACGCGCTGCTGCCGATTGGCATCCGTTTCTGGCAGAACCTGGTTGAACAGGCGCTGCCAGCCGCCTGA
- the ybiB gene encoding DNA-binding protein YbiB, with protein sequence MELNKIIKEIGRGKNHARDIDFDTAVALYGAMLAGEVPDLELGGILIALRIKGEGEDEMRGFYQAMQAQMMQLRAPENRPMPIVIPSYNGARRQGNLTPLLALLLVKLGFPVVVHGVSDDATRITSEAVFAALGVTPVTTAELAQAKLDQGELVFITIDHLCPPMAKQLSLRWRMGVRNSAHTLAKLATPFAERAALRLSSVSHPEYVPRVAKFFSDIDAPAILLNGTEGEVYANPQRCPAISMIQGAGVEAEVWVERQPEVAVELPADKTAEVTARWIDEVLNQQRPVPASLRLQLACCLRASGQCDSLAAAGQQIAAAGY encoded by the coding sequence ATGGAACTGAATAAAATCATTAAAGAGATTGGTCGCGGTAAAAATCATGCCCGCGACATCGATTTTGATACCGCGGTGGCGCTGTATGGCGCAATGCTGGCGGGCGAGGTGCCGGACCTGGAACTGGGCGGCATCCTGATTGCGCTGCGTATCAAGGGCGAAGGCGAAGACGAGATGCGCGGCTTTTATCAGGCGATGCAGGCACAGATGATGCAGCTGCGAGCGCCAGAAAACCGGCCGATGCCGATCGTCATCCCCAGCTACAACGGCGCGCGCCGCCAGGGCAATCTGACGCCGTTGCTGGCGTTGCTGCTGGTGAAACTCGGCTTCCCGGTGGTGGTACATGGCGTCAGCGACGACGCGACGCGTATCACCAGTGAGGCGGTGTTTGCCGCACTGGGTGTAACACCTGTCACCACCGCAGAGTTGGCGCAGGCGAAACTCGACCAGGGCGAACTCGTTTTTATCACTATCGATCACCTCTGCCCGCCAATGGCGAAACAGCTCTCACTGCGCTGGCGGATGGGCGTCCGTAACAGCGCACATACGCTGGCAAAACTGGCAACCCCGTTTGCAGAGCGTGCGGCGCTGCGGCTGTCGAGCGTGTCGCATCCGGAGTATGTGCCGCGCGTGGCGAAATTCTTCAGTGACATTGATGCGCCAGCGATACTGCTCAATGGCACCGAAGGGGAAGTCTATGCGAATCCGCAGCGCTGCCCGGCGATCAGTATGATTCAGGGCGCAGGCGTGGAAGCGGAAGTGTGGGTCGAGCGTCAGCCTGAAGTGGCGGTTGAACTGCCGGCGGACAAGACGGCAGAGGTGACGGCGCGCTGGATTGATGAGGTGCTGAATCAGCAGCGCCCGGTGCCTGCGTCACTGCGATTGCAGCTCGCCTGCTGCCTGCGCGCCAGCGGCCAGTGCGACTCGCTGGCGGCGGCCGGGCAGCAGATTGCCGCTGCCGGATACTGA
- the dinG gene encoding ATP-dependent DNA helicase DinG, producing MALTAAVKSQIAQWYKALQEQVPDFIPRAPQRQMIAEVAKCLAGDDSRHLAVEAPTGVGKTLSYLIPGIAASRAQEKQLVISTANVALQDQIFTKDLPLLKKIIPDLTFTAAFGRGRYVCPRNLAAMAADADQQGDLLLYLDDDAVSSTKEEQTQCGRLQKSLDRYQWDGLRDHSEENVSDSLWQRLSTDKASCLGAHCHWYRECPFFVARREIEQVDVVVANHALVMAAMENESVLPPAKNLMLVLDEGHHLPDVARDALEMSADITPGWSSLQLDLFIKLVDSIMTQMRPKSPPPLANPERLKAHCDELRELLTVTAQALNPLLPPHNQPGEFRFVLGALPQELLDLCARLFKLSDALRGLSEGLINALSEQTGKVDVVRLHRNLLQLNRQFGWFESVSKLWRLAAMEKASGAPVSKWITRELREGQAHLLFHCAGIRVSDQLEKLLWRKIPHVVVTSATLRSLNSFNRLQEMSGLSEKAGDRFVALDSPFNHVEQGRLVIPQMRFEPLMTHEAEHIAEMAGFFRQQMAEKKHKGVLVLFASNRAMQQFVACLPDLRLSMLVQGEQPRSRLVDLHRQRVTKGETSILIGLQSFAEGLDLKGDLLSQVHIHKIAFPPVDSPVILTEGEWLKSLKRYPFEVQSLPSASFTLIQQVGRLIRSHQCYGEIVIYDRRLLSKSYGSRLLAALPIFPIAQPETPEPEAIPATVVPKNTVRKRRPTRR from the coding sequence ATGGCCCTGACAGCCGCAGTAAAAAGCCAGATAGCGCAATGGTATAAAGCGCTTCAGGAGCAGGTGCCTGATTTCATCCCGCGAGCGCCGCAGCGCCAGATGATTGCCGAAGTGGCAAAATGCCTGGCCGGTGACGATTCGCGCCATCTGGCGGTTGAAGCGCCGACCGGCGTGGGTAAAACTCTTTCTTATCTGATCCCAGGCATTGCGGCCAGCCGCGCCCAGGAAAAGCAACTGGTCATCAGCACCGCCAATGTGGCGTTGCAGGATCAGATCTTCACCAAAGATCTGCCGCTGTTGAAGAAAATCATCCCCGACCTCACCTTTACCGCTGCTTTTGGCCGCGGGCGCTATGTCTGTCCGCGCAATCTGGCGGCGATGGCAGCCGACGCCGATCAGCAGGGCGATCTGCTGCTCTATCTGGACGATGATGCGGTCAGCAGCACCAAAGAGGAACAGACGCAGTGTGGCCGCTTACAAAAATCTCTGGACCGCTATCAGTGGGATGGCCTGCGCGATCACAGCGAAGAGAACGTCAGCGACAGCCTGTGGCAGCGCCTTTCTACCGATAAAGCAAGCTGCCTGGGCGCGCACTGCCACTGGTATCGTGAATGCCCGTTCTTTGTGGCGCGACGCGAAATCGAGCAGGTGGATGTGGTGGTGGCGAATCATGCGCTGGTGATGGCGGCGATGGAGAATGAGTCGGTGCTGCCACCGGCTAAAAACCTGATGCTGGTGTTAGATGAAGGTCACCATTTGCCCGACGTAGCCCGCGATGCGCTGGAGATGAGCGCCGACATTACGCCGGGCTGGAGCAGCCTGCAACTTGACCTGTTTATCAAGCTGGTTGACAGCATCATGACGCAGATGCGGCCAAAATCGCCGCCGCCGCTGGCTAACCCTGAGCGGCTGAAAGCACACTGTGATGAGCTGCGCGAACTGCTGACCGTGACCGCGCAGGCGCTGAATCCGCTGCTGCCACCGCATAACCAGCCGGGCGAATTTCGCTTTGTGCTGGGTGCGCTTCCGCAGGAGCTGCTGGATCTCTGTGCCCGGCTGTTCAAACTCAGCGACGCGCTGCGCGGTTTGAGCGAAGGCCTGATCAATGCACTCAGTGAGCAGACTGGCAAGGTGGACGTGGTGCGATTGCATCGCAATCTGCTGCAGCTCAATCGTCAGTTTGGCTGGTTCGAGTCGGTGAGCAAATTGTGGCGGCTGGCGGCGATGGAAAAAGCGTCTGGCGCACCGGTATCGAAATGGATCACCCGCGAGCTGCGCGAAGGTCAGGCGCATCTGCTGTTTCACTGCGCCGGTATTCGCGTCAGCGATCAGCTGGAAAAGCTGCTGTGGCGCAAAATCCCACATGTGGTGGTCACCTCTGCCACACTGCGATCGCTCAACAGTTTCAACCGCCTGCAGGAGATGTCGGGACTCAGCGAAAAAGCAGGCGATCGTTTTGTGGCGCTGGACTCGCCGTTTAACCATGTAGAGCAGGGCAGGCTGGTGATCCCGCAGATGCGCTTCGAGCCGCTGATGACGCACGAAGCGGAGCACATTGCGGAGATGGCCGGTTTCTTCCGTCAGCAGATGGCGGAGAAAAAGCACAAAGGCGTGCTGGTGCTGTTTGCCAGCAACCGGGCCATGCAGCAGTTTGTCGCCTGTCTGCCTGACCTGCGGCTCTCGATGCTGGTGCAGGGCGAACAGCCGCGCAGCCGGCTGGTCGATTTGCATCGCCAGCGCGTCACCAAAGGGGAAACCAGTATTCTGATTGGCCTGCAGTCCTTTGCCGAAGGGCTTGATCTGAAGGGCGATCTGCTGAGTCAGGTGCATATTCACAAAATCGCTTTTCCCCCGGTGGACAGTCCGGTAATTTTGACCGAAGGCGAGTGGCTTAAAAGCCTGAAGCGTTATCCGTTTGAGGTGCAGAGCTTACCCAGCGCCTCATTCACCCTGATTCAACAGGTCGGGCGCCTGATTCGCAGCCATCAATGTTATGGCGAAATCGTTATTTACGACCGTCGTCTGCTGAGCAAATCCTACGGCAGTCGGTTATTAGCCGCGTTGCCGATCTTCCCGATTGCGCAGCCGGAAACGCCAGAGCCGGAAGCGATACCGGCCACCGTGGTGCCAAAAAACACGGTGCGAAAACGACGTCCCACGCGGCGCTAA
- a CDS encoding GNAT family N-acetyltransferase: protein MIEYVTLSATQAQQNLAELTHVLQGCVADGASVGFIDAEDSEVMTRFWQQRIISITGGDSELIVARQQGRIVATVMINSSGMPNGRHRAEISKLLVHPQARRQGIARELMQRAEQRARERVKTLLVLDTRSGDVASDLYRSLGWQVAGSIPFYAESTAGVLDATTVMYKVLA, encoded by the coding sequence ATGATTGAGTACGTAACCCTCAGCGCCACCCAGGCGCAACAGAATCTGGCCGAACTGACCCATGTTTTACAGGGCTGTGTGGCAGATGGGGCCAGCGTCGGGTTTATTGATGCTGAAGACAGTGAGGTGATGACGCGATTCTGGCAGCAGCGAATCATCAGCATCACAGGCGGCGACAGCGAGTTAATCGTGGCGCGTCAACAGGGTCGCATTGTGGCGACGGTGATGATCAATAGCAGCGGCATGCCAAACGGCCGCCACCGGGCGGAGATCAGCAAACTGCTGGTGCATCCGCAGGCACGCCGACAGGGCATCGCCCGTGAACTGATGCAGCGCGCCGAGCAGCGGGCGCGCGAGCGCGTCAAAACCCTGCTGGTGCTGGATACGCGCAGCGGCGATGTCGCCAGCGATCTCTATCGCTCGCTGGGCTGGCAGGTAGCGGGATCGATCCCGTTTTATGCGGAATCCACCGCAGGCGTGCTGGACGCCACCACCGTAATGTACAAAGTGCTGGCGTAA
- a CDS encoding XRE family transcriptional regulator: protein MSELNTEQRLAVRLSELRLQRGWSLDELAVATGISRATLSRIERGETSPTAALLNRLCVAYGLTMSRLLSEVEEESSLLVTSQHQPVWQDEASGFIRRNISPPALHFRCELVEGRLRPGARIDYDSPPIQGLEQHIWLREGGLTVTMGSQAWTLQPGDCLRFHLTGKSAFEAHLTDGARYLLVVAKP, encoded by the coding sequence ATGTCTGAGCTGAATACTGAGCAACGACTGGCTGTGAGGCTGTCAGAGTTACGCCTGCAACGCGGCTGGTCGCTGGATGAACTTGCAGTGGCCACGGGCATCAGTCGTGCGACATTATCGCGCATTGAGCGAGGCGAGACCAGCCCTACTGCTGCACTGCTTAACCGTCTGTGTGTCGCCTACGGATTAACGATGTCACGCCTGCTGAGTGAGGTGGAGGAGGAGTCCAGTTTGCTGGTCACCAGCCAGCATCAGCCGGTGTGGCAGGATGAGGCCAGCGGATTTATTCGCCGCAATATATCCCCTCCTGCACTTCATTTCAGATGCGAACTGGTTGAGGGCAGGTTACGGCCTGGGGCGCGTATCGATTACGATTCACCACCCATCCAGGGACTGGAGCAGCATATCTGGCTGCGTGAGGGCGGTCTCACCGTCACGATGGGATCTCAGGCGTGGACGTTGCAGCCAGGTGACTGTTTACGTTTTCATCTGACAGGAAAATCGGCTTTTGAGGCGCACCTGACCGACGGCGCGCGCTATCTACTGGTGGTGGCGAAACCATGA
- a CDS encoding MerR family transcriptional regulator, with product MTLYSIGDVAERCGINPVTLRAWQRRYGLLKPQRTEGGHRQFDEEDVQRIEEIMRWIESGVPVGKVKALLEGGDVDAHDGWTTLQDELISVLRHVRPAKLRNKIAAIGREHPIDALIDHVFMPVRQKLSLDQNTARTMCSLLDGLLIDYVAFCLTGSRKKSGKDALIIGWGTDDRTRIWLEGWRLSQHGWRIDVLAEPLDVPRPELFPGMNMFVFTGKKLTRRQQEQLSHWQEQGYAVRLHEPG from the coding sequence ATGACCTTATACAGTATCGGTGACGTCGCCGAGCGCTGTGGCATAAACCCAGTTACCCTGCGCGCCTGGCAGCGTCGTTATGGCTTACTGAAGCCGCAACGTACCGAAGGCGGACATCGTCAGTTTGATGAAGAGGATGTGCAGCGTATTGAAGAGATCATGCGCTGGATTGAAAGCGGCGTGCCGGTCGGTAAAGTAAAGGCATTGCTGGAAGGTGGCGATGTTGATGCACACGATGGCTGGACCACACTGCAGGATGAGCTAATCAGCGTATTACGTCATGTCAGACCCGCTAAACTGCGTAACAAAATTGCTGCGATTGGTCGCGAACATCCGATTGATGCGCTAATTGATCACGTTTTCATGCCTGTACGCCAGAAACTGAGTCTGGACCAGAATACTGCCCGAACCATGTGCAGCCTGCTGGATGGTTTGCTGATCGACTATGTCGCTTTCTGTCTGACCGGCAGCCGCAAAAAATCGGGAAAAGATGCGCTGATCATTGGCTGGGGTACCGACGATCGTACCCGTATCTGGCTGGAAGGCTGGCGTCTTTCACAGCATGGCTGGCGGATTGATGTGCTGGCTGAACCGCTTGATGTCCCGCGTCCTGAACTTTTTCCTGGCATGAATATGTTTGTATTTACCGGTAAAAAATTAACCCGTCGCCAGCAGGAACAGCTGTCACACTGGCAGGAACAGGGCTATGCCGTGCGGTTACATGAACCCGGCTGA
- a CDS encoding ABC transporter permease, whose protein sequence is MRRLRDPLLWLVLLYGALLTLMPLSGPLFHLWFPELARPLYQQESFWQLTLAHLFLVITASLLAIVIGIGSGVLVTRRAGRAFRPLIETIVAAGQTIPPVAVLAIAVPVMGFGAWPAVVALLLYGLLPILQGTLAGIDSVPSSSREIAIGVGMSNWQRLWQIELALAAPVIIAGIRTSVIINIGTAAIASTVGAKSLGSPVIIGLSGFNTAYVIQGALLVALLAIVSDRLFERLQRRLSVSER, encoded by the coding sequence ATGCGCAGGCTAAGGGATCCGCTGTTGTGGCTGGTACTGCTCTATGGCGCGCTGCTGACGCTCATGCCTTTGAGTGGGCCGCTGTTCCATCTCTGGTTTCCGGAGCTGGCCCGGCCACTCTATCAACAGGAGAGTTTCTGGCAGTTGACGCTGGCGCATCTGTTTCTGGTGATCACCGCCAGCCTGCTGGCGATCGTCATCGGCATTGGCAGTGGCGTGCTGGTAACCCGGCGGGCAGGGCGTGCGTTCCGGCCGCTGATAGAAACTATCGTGGCAGCGGGCCAGACTATTCCGCCGGTAGCCGTGCTGGCCATTGCGGTGCCGGTGATGGGCTTTGGTGCCTGGCCTGCCGTGGTGGCACTGCTGCTCTACGGTTTACTGCCGATTTTACAGGGAACCCTGGCGGGCATTGATAGCGTACCGTCCAGCAGCCGGGAGATCGCTATTGGCGTAGGCATGAGCAACTGGCAGCGGCTGTGGCAGATTGAGCTGGCGCTGGCTGCGCCGGTGATCATTGCCGGGATACGCACCTCGGTGATCATCAACATCGGTACCGCGGCCATCGCCTCAACGGTCGGGGCAAAGAGTCTCGGGTCGCCAGTGATTATCGGCCTAAGCGGCTTTAATACCGCCTACGTGATTCAGGGAGCGCTACTGGTGGCGCTGCTGGCGATAGTGAGCGACCGCCTCTTTGAGCGCCTGCAACGTCGGCTTAGCGTGAGTGAACGATGA
- a CDS encoding ABC transporter ATP-binding protein, with translation MIEFDSVSRAFNGKAAVKDLSLQVAKGEFCVLLGTSGSGKSTTLKMINRLVEYDSGEIRFAGESIRQLDARSLRQRMGYAIQSIGLFPHWTVRKNIATVPVLLGWSRAKINERITTLLALLNLDEHLLNRYPHQLSGGQQQRVGVARALAADPEVLLMDEPFGALDPVTRGVLQQEVLRIHRLSGRTIVLVTHDIDEALTLADRIVLMDNGEIVQQGRPVELLTQPKNDFVRDFFGRSEMGVRLLSLEQVGNAVRRGEWLAGEPIAAGLTLRDALSQFIARGTDRLPVIDDQEQPLGVLYFGDLLRQREALTCAG, from the coding sequence ATGATTGAGTTTGATAGCGTTTCCCGCGCGTTTAACGGCAAGGCGGCGGTGAAAGATCTGTCGCTGCAGGTGGCAAAAGGGGAGTTCTGTGTACTGCTCGGCACTTCCGGCTCCGGCAAATCGACCACCCTGAAGATGATTAACCGGCTGGTGGAGTATGACAGTGGTGAAATCCGCTTTGCCGGTGAGTCGATTCGCCAGCTCGATGCCCGCTCGCTCAGGCAACGCATGGGCTATGCCATTCAGTCGATAGGGCTGTTTCCACACTGGACGGTGCGAAAGAATATTGCCACGGTGCCGGTGCTGCTGGGCTGGTCCAGAGCAAAGATCAACGAACGCATCACGACGCTGCTGGCGCTGCTCAATCTCGACGAGCACCTGCTGAATCGTTATCCGCATCAGCTCTCAGGCGGTCAGCAGCAACGTGTCGGCGTGGCGCGTGCGCTGGCGGCTGATCCGGAGGTCCTGCTGATGGATGAGCCGTTTGGTGCGCTCGATCCGGTGACGCGCGGCGTGCTGCAACAGGAGGTGCTGCGTATTCATCGCCTGTCGGGGCGAACCATCGTGCTGGTGACGCATGATATCGACGAAGCACTGACGCTGGCGGACCGCATCGTGCTAATGGATAACGGTGAGATTGTTCAGCAGGGCAGGCCGGTTGAGTTGCTGACCCAGCCGAAAAATGATTTTGTGCGCGACTTCTTTGGCCGCAGCGAAATGGGCGTACGGCTCTTGTCGCTGGAGCAGGTGGGTAATGCCGTGCGACGCGGCGAGTGGCTGGCGGGTGAACCGATTGCTGCAGGGCTGACGCTGCGCGACGCCCTGTCGCAGTTTATTGCCCGGGGCACAGACAGACTCCCGGTCATTGACGATCAGGAGCAGCCGCTGGGCGTGCTTTACTTTGGCGACCTTCTGCGACAGCGCGAGGCATTAACATGCGCAGGCTAA
- a CDS encoding ABC transporter permease translates to MLIARDAIRRPAQQPVALLLLTLLSLALVTLPFLNFAPNRLVAGEPLMSWQVSSAGLLLLPLMMLWLLLWRQPGRTTLILALLAAELLLAAMLWLSGHQATLLSQQGSRLARTSFASGLWCSGAIILLLITDQVRQLTSHRLAQLLLNLQVWLLPLLLLFSGQLSDLSLLKEYANRHAVFDAALSRHLTLLVGTVLPALMFALPLGVTLFRRPDWQGSVFGVLNVIQTVPSVALFGLLIAPLAGLAQHFPWLSDWGISGIGMAPALIALVLYALLPLVRSVVVGLQQVPQEVRESARGTGMSGWQQFVAVDVPLALPVWLAGLRVVVVQTLGMAVVAALIGAGGFGAIIFQGLLSSALDLVLLGVIPVIALAVVIDALFRLLISLLEREDD, encoded by the coding sequence ATGCTGATAGCGCGGGACGCGATACGCCGCCCGGCTCAGCAGCCGGTAGCATTGTTGCTGCTGACGCTGTTGAGTCTGGCGCTGGTGACCTTGCCGTTTCTTAACTTCGCTCCTAACCGGCTGGTGGCGGGTGAACCGCTGATGAGCTGGCAGGTCAGCAGCGCCGGGCTGTTACTGCTGCCGCTGATGATGCTGTGGTTGCTGCTGTGGCGTCAGCCTGGGCGTACTACGCTGATACTGGCCCTGCTGGCGGCAGAGCTGCTGCTGGCCGCCATGCTCTGGCTCAGCGGTCATCAGGCGACACTACTCAGTCAGCAGGGCAGCCGTCTGGCACGAACCAGCTTTGCCAGTGGCTTATGGTGCAGCGGTGCAATCATTCTGCTGCTGATTACCGATCAGGTGCGTCAACTCACTTCCCATCGGCTGGCTCAGCTGCTGCTCAATCTGCAGGTCTGGCTGTTGCCACTGTTGCTGCTGTTCAGCGGCCAGCTCAGCGATCTCTCCCTGCTGAAAGAGTATGCCAACCGTCACGCGGTGTTTGATGCGGCACTGAGCCGTCATCTCACTCTGCTGGTGGGTACAGTACTGCCAGCCTTAATGTTTGCACTGCCGCTGGGCGTCACGCTTTTCCGGCGGCCTGACTGGCAAGGCAGTGTGTTTGGCGTCCTTAATGTTATTCAGACAGTGCCGTCAGTGGCGCTGTTTGGTCTGCTGATTGCGCCACTGGCCGGGCTGGCGCAGCATTTTCCGTGGCTCAGTGACTGGGGCATTAGCGGCATCGGCATGGCTCCAGCCTTGATCGCGCTGGTGCTCTACGCCCTGTTGCCGCTGGTGCGCAGCGTGGTGGTGGGCTTGCAACAGGTGCCGCAGGAGGTGCGCGAAAGCGCGCGCGGCACGGGCATGAGTGGCTGGCAGCAGTTTGTCGCGGTGGATGTACCGCTGGCGCTACCGGTCTGGCTGGCGGGCCTGCGGGTCGTCGTGGTACAGACGCTGGGCATGGCGGTGGTGGCGGCATTAATTGGCGCGGGCGGCTTTGGCGCGATTATTTTCCAGGGGCTGTTAAGCAGCGCGCTTGATTTGGTATTGCTCGGGGTGATCCCGGTGATTGCGCTGGCGGTCGTCATCGATGCGCTGTTTCGCCTGCTGATCTCACTGCTGGAGAGAGAAGATGATTGA
- the osmF gene encoding ABC transporter substrate-binding protein: protein MVRVRGWMGVSALLLSMGMAHAADPVRVGSKIDTEGSLLGNVILQVLEKHGVKTVNKIQLGTTQVVRGAITAGELDIYPEYTGNGAFFFNDEKDSAWKNAGAGYEKVKKLDAEKNHLVWLTPAPANNTWTIAVRKDLAEKNQLTSLADLSAFLKKGGTFKLAASAEFIERSDALPAFEKAYGFDLKQDQLLSLAGGDTAVTISAAAQQTSGVNAAMAYGTDGPVAALGLQTLSDPKGVQPIYAPTPVIRESVLKAYPQIADWLKPVFSALDEKTLQQLNAKIAVDGQDASSVATEWLQQKKLL, encoded by the coding sequence ATGGTCAGAGTTCGGGGTTGGATGGGCGTCAGCGCGTTGCTGCTTAGCATGGGGATGGCACACGCGGCCGATCCTGTGCGGGTCGGCTCAAAAATTGATACCGAAGGATCGCTGCTGGGCAATGTGATTCTTCAGGTGCTGGAAAAGCATGGGGTAAAAACTGTCAATAAAATCCAGCTCGGCACGACCCAGGTCGTCCGTGGCGCCATTACGGCGGGCGAACTCGACATCTACCCGGAATACACCGGCAACGGCGCATTCTTCTTTAACGATGAAAAAGACAGTGCCTGGAAAAATGCCGGCGCAGGCTACGAAAAGGTGAAGAAACTGGATGCGGAGAAAAACCATCTGGTGTGGCTGACACCGGCTCCGGCCAACAACACCTGGACCATCGCCGTGCGTAAGGACCTGGCGGAGAAGAACCAGCTTACCTCGCTGGCCGATCTCAGCGCTTTCCTGAAAAAAGGAGGCACCTTCAAACTGGCGGCCTCAGCCGAATTTATCGAACGCAGCGATGCCTTACCGGCCTTTGAAAAAGCTTATGGCTTCGACCTTAAGCAGGATCAGCTGTTGTCTCTGGCGGGTGGCGATACCGCTGTCACCATCAGCGCGGCAGCACAGCAGACGTCGGGCGTGAACGCGGCGATGGCCTATGGCACCGACGGTCCGGTGGCGGCACTGGGCCTGCAGACGCTCAGCGATCCTAAAGGCGTACAGCCGATCTATGCGCCGACGCCGGTGATCCGCGAATCGGTGCTGAAAGCCTACCCACAGATTGCCGACTGGCTGAAGCCGGTCTTCAGCGCGCTTGATGAGAAGACGCTGCAACAGCTCAATGCGAAAATCGCGGTCGACGGTCAGGATGCGAGCAGTGTAGCGACTGAGTGGCTGCAGCAGAAAAAGCTGCTGTAA